The genome window AAATTGGAATATTGTAGCCCCAAAAACAAGAGCAAGAGCAATATACTAGTATGCAGACCTACCGGATGAGGATTTACCTAATCATATTAGGTGGCAAATGTGTTAAGCCATTAATCATGGTGTCTATGCTTTAGGTGGACAATGCATGCCTTGATTTGTTTATATAGACTTATCTAATTTGGACTCTCTACATCGTTGGTGGGTTGAATGAGATTGTTTTGACAGTTTCTTATAATCATTTGTGTTAGGTGAGATTAACTGCCGGATTATGTGCATGTTCATGTACATGTTTGGCCCTATAGTTGGTAAATGtactctttcttcttttcctctcACACATTCTTGCACCGGAGAAACTCGAGGCACACACTCTTACATCGGAGAAAAACTTAATTGTCCCGACTTATCAAACAACTGTGTTTACATACAACTCTGTTATAGATAAGTTTTTCTCCTAATACGATACGATATCATAGGACACAACTTTGCTTGACACCTAATTTATATTTCAccctaaaacaaaaatataaatcagtgaagccaaaaacaaaaatatattaatgtacacattttcttttaatttttgtgcaaAGCAGAAGGTGCTTTGTGCTTCTACAGCCAGCCAGGCTTGAGCTACCACcgtcaaaactcaaaacagcATATCACCATGATCTCATAAGCCACCGAAACCATCATCCCCACAAAATTGACCAAAACACCCTCACCAGAAATCTAGACAGACAAAGTTATCGCCCTACCCAAAGAGCCACCAAAGATCGCGTAAATTACATGACAGAGACAAATCCAACCCGGTCATATCGTGTCAGAGATTTTTCCAGATCCGTTGCGGACGTTACAACCCCCCAAAATTAATAGAGTCCCAGTTCTGTAATTTAGTACGAACATCATGTCTGGCTTCCACTGCCGCCCTGGAAATTACACCAAAACTCACTGCCGTGCCCGTTTGGCTTCCGGGAAAATGCAAAATGTATCAAACGGAAAACAAACCAATCAAAACCCCCAAAAACGCTTGAATCTCAAAAATCATCGTCCATTTCCATAAATTAAACAGAGACAATCATCCCTCTTGAAAATTGGCACTCACGGAACCCCAATTTTAGTGTTACGTGATTTTCTTCACCGTTTCTCCCCAGGTTTCCCGGGAAACAaacaggaagaagaaagaaaataagtcGAGAAAGAAGCAACACAAAGATTAGGACAAAAAAGTACAAGTATTTTCCGTTTTTGCCATGACTGTAATTCAATTATACAGAGAGACCAGCACTAGCATTTCTAGGCACACTCTAAAGCCTGAGTAGTATTCTTTCCCTTTACAAcaccgaaaaaaaaaacaaaaaaacttttttttttttaggaccTTGCAACTGCTCTTTACTCTTTTGCTTCGCTTCGATCGAAAACGCCACCGTATTTACAAAAAAAGGCCAAAACATTTCCCTAAATTTCCGAATCTACCAGGATCTCAGGTCGTCGGAGATCGAGCTCAGGAGGTCGTGCAGGTCACGAGACGGGGGCTGCCCGAGGCGGAGAGCCTCCAGCACTCGCTCGAAGACGATCACGTGACAAGGGATCCGGAGCACGCCCTTCTGCTCGTAGCCGTACTCCTGAGCCGACTTGTTCAGAAGCTCGACGAAGACCGGGTGGTTCAGCAGCTCGGCATGAACCACGAACCGCTCCATCTCGTCGCCAACGTAGACCGGCACGTGTCCCTCGGGAACCACCGGTTCGCCGGCGGAGGACCTGCGGCGGCGGAGCTTCACCCGAAACGACTCGCTTCGGCGTGGGCGGGACGACGCCGTGTCGGCGGAGCGCAGGAGGCAGTACTGTGACGAGTCGGCGACGCGGGAGAGCCGCCTGATCAACTGCTtcatgatgatggtgatgatgtgTACGGACTGT of Prunus dulcis chromosome 4, ALMONDv2, whole genome shotgun sequence contains these proteins:
- the LOC117624876 gene encoding auxin-responsive protein SAUR71-like, whose product is MKQLIRRLSRVADSSQYCLLRSADTASSRPRRSESFRVKLRRRRSSAGEPVVPEGHVPVYVGDEMERFVVHAELLNHPVFVELLNKSAQEYGYEQKGVLRIPCHVIVFERVLEALRLGQPPSRDLHDLLSSISDDLRSW